A stretch of Spirosoma oryzicola DNA encodes these proteins:
- a CDS encoding family 20 glycosylhydrolase, whose product MNRIYLSVLLSLLTPLLVWAQTQQQRYPLIPYPTSLTPAQGEFTITAQTALIVQDSRFRNEADQLGQLLQPSLGKSLSPRGNGTKIILQHDPAITQTEGYSLTITPQQVTLKAAQPVGMFRAVQTIRQLLPISIEQKMAKPVPSLTLPAVQIQDQPAYAWRGMHLDVSRHFFSMDYLHKFIDRLALYKFNKFHLHLTDDQGWRMEIKAYPKLTSEGAWRTFNNQDSVVLKRAATNPDFDLPKQFIRQQNGKTQYGGFYTQDQMRELIRYAAARHIEIIPEIDMPGHLTAAIKAYPSLSCTGQEGWGKTFSVPICPCNEPTYAFTEAVLSEIIALFPSQYVHIGADEVEKTTWAQSPACQELMKREGIKNVEELQSYFVHRIEKFVQSKGKKLMVWDDALEGGLKPSTAVMYWRSWVKDAPQKAAQNGNTVVMTPVSTLYFDNPPGIQSVENVYNLAIVPQGVPANQVNQFIGGQANIWTEYIPTENRVDYMSMPRMTALSEVVWTNHPDYASYQQRLLSHFLRMEQMGIKYRLPDLTGFTEENVFVDKATLRIKKPLASYALRYTTDGSQPQRNSPELPASLDITQPQTVKVAAFTPSGVQGDVYSLRYQQQSYATPVTAANPQAGLQASYYKKAFRNTKGINGQTTDSTFIIHNLVVPKSVNAPSFGIQFRGYLTVPQTGVYSFFYTCDDGGVLRIADRLVVDNDGNHAPIEKSGQVALQQGAHPFAADFIEGGGGFTLKLKYSLNGSEPMDIPDSWFSH is encoded by the coding sequence ATGAATCGAATCTATTTGTCGGTATTGCTGAGCTTGCTCACACCGTTGCTGGTGTGGGCACAAACTCAGCAGCAACGTTACCCACTCATTCCCTACCCAACATCGCTTACCCCCGCGCAGGGTGAGTTTACGATCACCGCTCAAACCGCGCTGATCGTTCAGGATAGCCGGTTCCGTAACGAAGCGGACCAGCTCGGCCAACTCCTGCAACCGAGTCTGGGAAAATCGCTCAGCCCGCGCGGCAACGGTACCAAAATCATCCTTCAGCACGACCCGGCGATCACCCAGACCGAAGGCTATAGCCTGACCATTACCCCGCAGCAGGTAACCCTGAAAGCGGCTCAACCGGTTGGTATGTTTCGGGCCGTTCAGACCATCCGTCAATTATTGCCCATCAGCATCGAACAGAAGATGGCGAAACCCGTTCCGTCGCTGACGCTTCCGGCGGTACAGATTCAGGACCAGCCCGCTTACGCCTGGCGGGGTATGCACCTCGACGTTTCGCGGCATTTTTTCTCGATGGATTATCTACATAAATTCATTGACCGCCTGGCTCTTTACAAATTCAATAAGTTTCACCTCCACTTGACCGACGATCAGGGCTGGCGGATGGAAATCAAAGCCTACCCCAAGCTGACGAGCGAAGGGGCCTGGCGCACGTTTAACAACCAGGATTCGGTGGTTTTGAAACGGGCCGCTACCAATCCCGATTTCGATTTACCCAAGCAGTTTATCCGGCAGCAGAACGGCAAAACGCAGTACGGTGGTTTTTATACGCAGGACCAGATGCGTGAACTGATCAGGTACGCAGCCGCCCGGCATATCGAGATCATCCCCGAAATTGACATGCCCGGCCACCTGACCGCAGCGATTAAAGCGTACCCGTCTCTGAGCTGTACCGGACAGGAAGGCTGGGGTAAAACGTTTTCGGTTCCCATTTGCCCCTGCAACGAACCCACGTATGCATTTACGGAAGCCGTACTGAGCGAAATTATTGCCTTGTTCCCGAGCCAGTACGTGCACATCGGTGCCGACGAGGTAGAAAAAACGACTTGGGCGCAATCACCCGCCTGTCAGGAGTTGATGAAGCGGGAAGGCATCAAAAACGTCGAAGAACTGCAAAGCTACTTTGTCCACCGGATCGAAAAATTTGTCCAGTCGAAAGGCAAGAAACTCATGGTTTGGGACGACGCGCTCGAAGGCGGTCTCAAGCCGTCTACGGCGGTTATGTACTGGCGTAGCTGGGTGAAAGATGCCCCCCAGAAAGCCGCTCAGAATGGCAATACGGTTGTTATGACGCCTGTTAGTACGCTTTATTTCGACAATCCGCCGGGGATTCAATCCGTCGAGAACGTGTATAATCTGGCCATCGTCCCACAGGGCGTACCCGCCAATCAGGTGAACCAGTTTATCGGTGGACAAGCCAACATCTGGACCGAATACATCCCGACCGAAAACCGCGTTGATTACATGAGCATGCCCCGCATGACGGCGCTCTCGGAAGTGGTTTGGACTAATCACCCGGACTACGCATCGTACCAGCAACGGTTACTGTCGCACTTTCTACGGATGGAACAGATGGGTATCAAATACCGCCTGCCCGATCTGACCGGCTTTACCGAAGAAAACGTCTTCGTTGACAAGGCTACGCTGCGCATCAAAAAGCCGTTAGCAAGTTACGCGTTGCGCTACACGACGGATGGCAGTCAGCCCCAACGCAACTCCCCCGAGCTGCCGGCCAGCCTGGATATTACCCAGCCACAGACGGTCAAGGTAGCTGCGTTTACGCCATCAGGCGTGCAGGGTGACGTTTATTCACTGCGGTATCAGCAGCAGTCGTACGCTACGCCGGTTACAGCCGCGAATCCACAAGCGGGTTTGCAGGCCAGTTACTACAAAAAAGCGTTTCGCAATACGAAAGGCATAAACGGACAAACCACCGACAGCACGTTCATCATTCATAACCTTGTCGTGCCTAAATCGGTCAACGCACCGAGTTTTGGTATTCAGTTTCGCGGGTATTTGACGGTACCCCAAACAGGTGTCTACAGCTTTTTCTACACCTGCGACGACGGCGGTGTTCTGCGCATTGCCGACCGGCTGGTGGTTGACAACGACGGGAATCACGCACCTATCGAAAAAAGCGGTCAGGTCGCCTTACAACAGGGCGCTCATCCTTTCGCAGCGGATTTTATCGAAGGCGGTGGTGGCTTCACGCTCAAGCTCAAATACAGCCTGAACGGTAGCGAGCCTATGGACATTCCTGATAGCTGGTTTTCGCATTGA
- a CDS encoding Lrp/AsnC family transcriptional regulator: MELIDETDKKLLRLLQKDAKLTTKELAAQLGLTLSPVYERIKRLEGLGFIKQYVAVLDKGLLGQPITTFCQVSMRYHDKAFIDKFEEEVQKLEEVQECYHMAGQVDFLLKIHVGSLNEYHDFVKYKLSQIENIGVLNSTFVLKEIKHNLGYFIP, encoded by the coding sequence ATGGAATTAATCGACGAAACCGATAAGAAGTTACTACGGCTATTACAGAAGGACGCGAAGCTGACAACAAAGGAATTGGCTGCGCAACTGGGCCTTACTTTGTCGCCGGTTTACGAGCGAATCAAGCGTCTGGAAGGGCTTGGTTTTATCAAACAGTACGTCGCTGTGCTGGACAAAGGGCTGTTGGGTCAGCCCATAACAACGTTCTGTCAGGTGTCGATGCGTTACCACGACAAAGCGTTCATTGACAAATTTGAAGAGGAAGTGCAGAAGCTGGAGGAGGTACAGGAGTGCTACCACATGGCCGGACAGGTGGACTTTTTGCTCAAAATCCACGTCGGTAGCCTGAACGAATACCACGATTTTGTAAAGTACAAACTGTCGCAGATTGAAAATATCGGTGTGCTCAACAGTACGTTTGTCTTAAAGGAAATCAAGCACAATCTAGGCTATTTTATCCCTTAG
- the kbl gene encoding glycine C-acetyltransferase: MYGTIKEQLQQELNTIKEAGLYKSERIIVSPQSSVIAIHDGREVLNFCANNYLGLSSQPDVVAAAHDTLDTHGFGMSSVRFICGTQDIHKELERRTAEFVGAEDCILYAAAFDANGGVFEPLLNEEDAIISDELNHASIIDGIRLCKAKRFRYKHNDMADLEAQLKAASSARRTLIVTDGVFSMDGTIAQLDKICDLADQYGAMVMVDECHASGFMGKTGRGTPEYRNVLGRIDIITGTYGKALGGASGGFTAARKEIVELLRQRSRPYLFSNTLAPAIVGASLKVLDILEGSTALRDKLEANTRYFREAMTAAGFDILPGEHPIVPIMLYDAPLAQEFAARLLQEGIYVIGFFYPVVPNGKARIRVQISAGHEPEHLERAVAAFTKVGQELGVLAEA, translated from the coding sequence ATGTACGGAACGATCAAAGAACAACTTCAGCAGGAGCTGAATACCATCAAAGAAGCCGGTCTGTATAAATCAGAACGCATTATCGTCTCCCCTCAGTCGTCGGTGATCGCCATCCACGACGGTCGGGAAGTACTGAACTTCTGCGCCAACAACTACCTGGGCTTGTCTTCGCAACCCGACGTGGTGGCGGCTGCCCACGACACCCTCGACACGCACGGATTTGGTATGTCGTCGGTGCGATTTATCTGTGGAACACAGGATATTCATAAAGAGCTGGAACGCCGGACCGCTGAGTTCGTTGGAGCCGAAGATTGTATTCTGTACGCAGCGGCTTTTGATGCGAACGGGGGCGTATTCGAACCGTTGCTGAACGAAGAAGACGCCATTATCTCCGACGAGCTAAACCACGCGTCGATCATCGACGGTATCCGGTTGTGCAAAGCCAAGCGGTTCCGTTACAAGCACAACGACATGGCTGATCTGGAAGCGCAGCTAAAAGCAGCTTCGTCGGCCCGCCGGACGCTCATCGTAACCGACGGTGTCTTCTCAATGGACGGCACCATTGCTCAGCTGGACAAAATCTGTGATCTGGCCGATCAATACGGCGCGATGGTGATGGTTGACGAATGCCACGCCAGCGGTTTTATGGGCAAAACTGGTCGCGGAACGCCCGAATACCGGAACGTGCTGGGCCGCATCGACATCATTACCGGAACCTACGGCAAAGCCCTGGGTGGTGCGTCGGGTGGGTTCACAGCCGCGCGTAAGGAAATTGTCGAACTGCTTCGCCAGCGGTCACGTCCTTATCTGTTTTCCAACACATTAGCTCCAGCTATCGTCGGCGCATCGCTTAAAGTACTCGACATTCTGGAAGGTTCGACGGCCCTGCGCGATAAGCTGGAAGCCAACACGCGCTACTTCCGTGAAGCGATGACAGCCGCCGGATTTGATATTCTGCCCGGCGAACACCCTATTGTGCCGATCATGCTGTATGACGCACCACTCGCGCAGGAATTTGCGGCTCGGCTGTTGCAGGAAGGCATTTACGTCATTGGTTTCTTCTATCCGGTAGTCCCGAACGGCAAAGCGCGGATTCGCGTGCAGATTTCGGCGGGTCACGAACCGGAGCATCTCGAACGGGCGGTAGCTGCGTTTACGAAAGTAGGCCAGGAACTGGGCGTTCTTGCCGAAGCATAA
- a CDS encoding FecR family protein, translating to MKDYQFFEFDDFLEDVAFRRWVFNPLPQDDIFWEQWQTDHPAQKATIQQARQQLLTIKGNLLLLSDEHIDQKVAQLVQRAQAMPASEEPTAPIVRRISATWYYMAASVALLLGLLWLYQTQLKPESSTTNSYAHLLESATQPLVEVENSGSQPKKVTLSDGSTIVLYKNSRLSYPKQFNTQTREVYLTGEAFFQIHKNPGKPFLVYANELVTKVLGTSFFVKAYEKDQNVSVTVRTGKVSVFAQADKDAGIQKTSRELGGMILMPNQQATWMRVDKRLVRSLIAQPLRVDNQILTTAFVFKQTPIADVFAALERAYGVDIVFDEALMANCTLTARLDDESLYKKLEWICAGTESSYEVVDGQIIITSQGCQ from the coding sequence ATGAAAGATTATCAATTCTTCGAGTTTGACGATTTTTTAGAAGACGTTGCTTTCCGGCGTTGGGTTTTTAACCCGCTTCCGCAGGATGACATCTTTTGGGAACAGTGGCAAACGGATCATCCAGCCCAAAAAGCGACTATTCAACAGGCTCGTCAGCAGCTACTGACGATCAAGGGGAATCTACTGCTGCTTTCTGACGAGCATATTGATCAGAAGGTAGCGCAGTTGGTTCAGCGGGCGCAAGCTATGCCGGCGAGCGAAGAACCTACCGCACCGATTGTCCGGCGGATCAGCGCAACCTGGTATTACATGGCGGCTTCGGTAGCCTTGCTGCTTGGTTTGTTGTGGCTCTACCAGACTCAGTTAAAACCAGAATCGTCAACCACAAATTCCTATGCACACTTACTCGAAAGCGCTACTCAGCCGCTTGTGGAGGTAGAGAACAGTGGCTCGCAGCCCAAAAAGGTGACTCTCTCCGACGGAAGTACCATCGTCCTGTACAAAAACAGCCGTCTCAGCTACCCCAAGCAGTTCAATACCCAAACGCGTGAGGTGTACCTGACAGGCGAAGCTTTTTTCCAGATCCATAAAAATCCGGGAAAACCGTTTCTGGTCTACGCCAACGAGCTAGTCACCAAAGTATTAGGCACCAGCTTTTTTGTCAAAGCGTACGAGAAAGACCAGAACGTTTCGGTAACCGTCCGGACGGGTAAGGTTTCGGTTTTTGCCCAGGCGGATAAAGACGCGGGCATTCAGAAAACAAGCCGGGAGTTAGGCGGTATGATTCTGATGCCGAATCAGCAGGCAACGTGGATGCGGGTCGATAAGCGACTGGTTCGATCCTTGATAGCCCAACCGCTTCGGGTTGACAACCAAATCCTTACTACCGCTTTTGTCTTTAAACAAACACCCATTGCGGATGTATTTGCAGCACTGGAACGGGCCTACGGAGTCGATATCGTTTTTGACGAAGCGCTGATGGCCAACTGTACCCTGACTGCCCGGCTGGATGATGAATCGCTCTACAAAAAACTGGAATGGATCTGCGCCGGAACCGAATCCAGCTACGAGGTAGTAGACGGTCAGATTATCATCACGAGTCAGGGATGCCAGTGA
- a CDS encoding RNA polymerase sigma factor translates to MSVPPSFSPDDDHALWQQFREGNTVALGQLAKKYYQTLFNYATKFTKDTTLIEDSIQDIFLKLWEHRAHLNDTLFVKFYLLKTLRHHFIKLHQKHLPVNETLQGWLDVSDDTGVENRIISEENWQLTTQQLKNRVADLSKRQQEALYLRYYENLTYEQIAQTMGINSQSVANLLQNSLKRLRDHWTYLLLLYYSLFM, encoded by the coding sequence ATGTCTGTTCCTCCTAGTTTCTCACCCGACGATGACCATGCGTTATGGCAGCAGTTTCGGGAAGGTAATACCGTTGCGTTGGGTCAGTTGGCAAAAAAGTATTACCAGACGCTTTTTAACTACGCCACGAAGTTTACCAAAGACACAACGTTAATCGAAGATTCGATTCAGGATATTTTCCTGAAGCTATGGGAACATCGCGCTCACCTGAACGACACGCTGTTTGTTAAATTCTACCTGCTAAAAACACTTCGGCATCACTTTATTAAACTCCACCAAAAGCACCTGCCCGTAAACGAAACGTTACAGGGTTGGCTCGACGTAAGTGACGACACGGGAGTTGAAAACCGAATTATCAGTGAAGAAAACTGGCAGCTAACCACGCAACAATTAAAGAACCGCGTAGCCGACCTGTCGAAACGCCAGCAGGAAGCCCTATACCTGCGTTACTACGAAAACCTGACGTACGAACAGATTGCCCAAACGATGGGCATCAATTCGCAGTCCGTTGCCAACCTGCTCCAGAACTCGCTCAAACGGCTCCGCGACCATTGGACCTACCTCCTGCTCCTGTATTATAGCCTGTTTATGTGA
- a CDS encoding LacI family DNA-binding transcriptional regulator yields the protein MKNTPVTIKDIARSLNISVSTVSRALRGMPEIHPNTRSAVMRLAEELDYQPNQLAKNLAKSRTRTIGVIVPNLSYYFFSAMLNSIEESALQAGYSVLVCQTNESYLREITNIQNLMRSQVEGFIISLSRDTDNYEHVERLARKHIPLVLFDRHAESIDASKVIVDNQAAAFKATEHLIENGCRRIGFLAGPPQLLLSNQRVAGYREALAKHGLSVGDQYVVHCDYTHENTIMQTLTLMSLPQPPDGVVMISDRVAFPAMYAMNQKGLRIPQDVAVVSFNNEPVSAFFSPALSSISQPIQEMGSETVRLLINQLDASDDMPVVKETKIMETQLIVRASSMRG from the coding sequence GTGAAAAACACGCCCGTCACCATTAAGGACATTGCCCGATCGCTCAACATTTCGGTCTCGACCGTTTCTCGCGCCTTACGGGGAATGCCTGAGATTCATCCGAATACCCGGAGTGCGGTGATGCGTCTGGCCGAGGAACTGGACTATCAGCCGAATCAGTTGGCGAAAAATCTGGCGAAAAGCCGCACCCGGACCATCGGCGTTATCGTGCCGAACCTGAGCTATTATTTTTTTTCGGCCATGCTCAACAGCATCGAAGAATCGGCGTTGCAGGCGGGTTACAGCGTGTTGGTTTGCCAAACGAACGAATCGTATTTACGGGAGATTACCAACATTCAGAACCTGATGCGTAGTCAGGTCGAAGGCTTCATTATTTCCTTATCGCGCGATACCGACAACTACGAACATGTCGAACGGCTGGCCCGTAAACATATTCCGCTGGTGCTTTTCGACCGCCACGCCGAAAGCATCGACGCATCCAAAGTAATCGTTGATAACCAAGCTGCGGCCTTTAAAGCGACGGAGCATTTGATCGAAAACGGCTGTCGGCGTATCGGGTTTCTGGCGGGGCCTCCTCAGTTGCTGCTCAGCAATCAGCGGGTGGCTGGCTACCGGGAAGCGCTGGCCAAACACGGACTAAGCGTCGGCGATCAGTACGTTGTTCACTGCGATTACACGCACGAAAACACGATCATGCAAACATTGACGCTGATGAGCCTACCCCAGCCCCCCGATGGTGTCGTAATGATCAGTGACCGGGTCGCGTTTCCAGCCATGTACGCCATGAATCAGAAAGGACTGCGCATTCCGCAGGATGTGGCCGTTGTCAGCTTCAACAACGAGCCGGTCTCCGCTTTCTTTTCGCCCGCGCTCAGCAGCATCAGCCAGCCCATTCAGGAGATGGGTTCCGAAACGGTGCGTCTGCTGATTAACCAGTTAGATGCCTCGGACGATATGCCGGTGGTCAAAGAAACAAAAATTATGGAAACGCAATTGATTGTACGCGCATCGTCAATGCGCGGCTAA
- a CDS encoding NAD-dependent epimerase/dehydratase family protein, translating into MKRETILVIGANGQIGTALLPRLQDSFGLNNVIAADLRRPQSEHGPFELLDATKPDALTEVVRRHRVTQIYHLAAVLSAKGESDPLWAWNLNMQTALNVLEVARLHKVKKVFIPSSIAAFGDHAPKYETPQNAFLDPSTVYGISKVATENWSLYYHNRYGLDVRSLRYPGVISYQSMPGGGTTDYAVSIFHEAVQGHSFECFLADDTRLPMIYMDDALRATLELMEAPQSQISVRTSYNLAGMSFTPAELTAAIQTYFPDFVTRYKPDFRQAIADSWPKTIDDSVARQDWGWKPAFDLARMTHDMITNLTAVYQPLVSIH; encoded by the coding sequence ATGAAACGAGAAACTATTTTAGTAATTGGCGCAAACGGACAGATCGGCACGGCGTTACTGCCCCGGTTACAGGATTCGTTTGGTTTGAACAACGTTATTGCGGCTGATTTACGCAGACCGCAGTCTGAACACGGTCCCTTTGAATTACTCGACGCAACGAAGCCCGATGCGCTGACCGAAGTGGTTCGGCGGCACCGGGTAACGCAGATTTATCACCTGGCCGCTGTACTGTCGGCCAAAGGGGAAAGTGACCCGCTCTGGGCCTGGAATCTAAACATGCAGACCGCCCTCAACGTACTCGAAGTAGCGCGGCTGCATAAGGTAAAAAAGGTATTTATTCCGAGTTCGATAGCGGCTTTCGGCGACCACGCCCCTAAGTACGAAACCCCACAAAACGCTTTTCTGGACCCCTCGACGGTGTACGGTATCAGCAAAGTAGCCACTGAAAACTGGTCGCTTTATTATCACAACCGCTACGGTCTGGATGTTCGCTCGTTGCGTTATCCCGGCGTGATCAGCTACCAGTCTATGCCCGGCGGTGGCACCACCGATTATGCGGTATCTATTTTCCACGAAGCCGTTCAGGGACATTCGTTTGAGTGCTTTCTGGCCGACGATACGCGGTTGCCCATGATCTACATGGACGATGCGCTACGGGCAACGCTGGAACTGATGGAAGCTCCCCAGTCGCAAATCAGCGTTCGGACGTCGTACAATCTGGCGGGTATGAGCTTTACGCCCGCCGAGCTGACAGCTGCCATCCAGACGTACTTCCCGGATTTTGTTACGCGCTACAAGCCTGATTTCCGGCAAGCCATTGCCGACTCCTGGCCGAAAACCATCGACGATTCGGTGGCCCGGCAGGATTGGGGCTGGAAACCCGCCTTCGATCTGGCCCGCATGACGCACGACATGATTACCAACCTGACAGCCGTTTACCAACCGCTCGTCTCAATCCACTAA
- the ggt gene encoding gamma-glutamyltransferase produces the protein MTIRCVRYLTVFISLFTCPLFGQPITGKGDRISGLNFATRSPVLGKHGMVATSHPLATQIGLDVLKQGGTAIDAAIAANAALGVIEPNNGGIGGDLFAIVWSAKDRKLYGLNASGRSPKGLSYETLKGLLGKQTQIPLYGPLSVSVPGAVDGWFELHKRFGKLPVANLLAPSIRYAREGVPVPQVIAYSWQVAARRLADNQAVVSEFENFRKTFLIDGKAPIEGQLFRNPDLANTYEKIAANGRDGFYKGAVAEAIDHYARRAGLYLRKDDLANHKSTWIDPVSVNYRGYDVYELPPNGQGIAVLQMLTILEGFDLKSMGHNSADYLHLLVEAKKLAFEDRARYYADPDFSKIPVAALLNKDYAARRRKLIDPKKAAERIDANDPTLRAGDTVYLTAADDQGNIVSLIQSNMLEFGSGMVPDGLGFVFHNRGTSFNMQPDHANHYAPGKRPFNTIIPGFVTKNKEPFLSFGVMGGAMQPQGHAQVLCNIIDFGMNVQEAGDAARFSHSGSSEPIGTVMKDGGRLALESGIDKTVRDELERRGHRLIDTDFFGGYQAIQWDSLNRIYWGASEMRKDGQAAGY, from the coding sequence ATGACCATTCGTTGTGTCCGTTATCTAACCGTTTTTATAAGCCTCTTTACGTGTCCGCTTTTTGGCCAACCCATTACCGGCAAAGGCGACCGCATTAGTGGCCTTAACTTCGCGACCCGCAGTCCGGTGCTGGGCAAGCATGGCATGGTGGCAACGAGTCATCCGCTTGCTACGCAGATCGGTCTGGATGTTTTGAAACAAGGCGGAACTGCCATCGACGCAGCGATTGCGGCCAACGCTGCGTTGGGCGTTATCGAACCGAACAACGGCGGCATTGGGGGCGATTTATTTGCCATTGTCTGGTCAGCTAAGGACCGGAAACTGTACGGCCTGAATGCAAGCGGACGTTCACCAAAAGGATTGTCGTACGAGACGTTGAAAGGGTTACTGGGCAAGCAGACGCAGATACCGCTCTACGGTCCCTTGTCGGTTTCGGTTCCCGGCGCGGTCGATGGCTGGTTTGAATTACACAAGCGTTTCGGAAAATTACCCGTTGCCAACTTACTCGCCCCGAGCATTCGCTACGCCCGCGAAGGCGTTCCAGTCCCTCAGGTGATTGCGTATTCCTGGCAGGTTGCCGCTCGTCGGTTAGCCGACAATCAGGCCGTCGTTTCTGAATTTGAGAATTTCCGTAAAACGTTTCTGATCGACGGAAAAGCGCCGATCGAAGGACAGTTATTTCGGAACCCAGACCTAGCCAATACCTACGAAAAAATTGCTGCTAACGGTCGGGATGGCTTTTACAAAGGAGCTGTGGCCGAAGCGATTGACCATTACGCCCGCCGAGCGGGATTATACCTGCGTAAAGACGATCTGGCTAATCACAAAAGCACCTGGATTGATCCGGTTTCGGTAAACTACCGGGGCTACGATGTCTACGAGCTACCGCCCAACGGTCAGGGGATTGCCGTGTTGCAGATGCTCACCATCCTGGAAGGCTTTGACCTGAAAAGCATGGGGCACAACAGCGCGGATTATCTGCATTTGTTGGTTGAAGCCAAGAAGTTAGCCTTCGAAGATCGGGCACGGTACTATGCCGATCCCGACTTTTCAAAGATTCCCGTAGCCGCTTTACTGAACAAAGACTACGCAGCTCGTCGACGCAAATTGATCGACCCCAAGAAAGCTGCCGAGCGCATCGATGCTAACGATCCGACCTTACGCGCGGGCGATACGGTGTATTTGACCGCAGCCGACGATCAGGGAAATATCGTCTCGCTGATTCAAAGCAACATGCTTGAGTTCGGGAGCGGCATGGTACCCGACGGGTTGGGCTTTGTCTTTCACAACCGGGGCACGAGCTTCAACATGCAGCCCGATCATGCCAACCACTACGCGCCGGGCAAGCGCCCGTTCAACACGATCATTCCGGGTTTCGTCACCAAAAATAAAGAACCGTTTTTAAGCTTTGGCGTCATGGGCGGTGCCATGCAACCTCAGGGACACGCCCAGGTGCTTTGCAACATTATTGATTTTGGCATGAACGTGCAGGAAGCCGGAGATGCCGCCCGGTTCAGTCATTCGGGTAGTAGCGAACCAATTGGAACGGTTATGAAAGACGGGGGCCGGCTAGCGCTCGAAAGCGGCATAGACAAGACCGTTCGGGATGAGTTGGAACGCCGGGGACACCGTCTGATCGACACCGATTTTTTTGGTGGCTATCAGGCTATTCAGTGGGATAGTCTGAACCGGATCTATTGGGGTGCCAGCGAAATGCGCAAAGATGGACAGGCCGCTGGCTATTAG
- a CDS encoding sugar phosphate isomerase/epimerase family protein gives MFRIGYSSFLVLLASVGFVCAQSRKPLYTFPLGVESYTYRAYFPKSVTATLDTIKALGFTELEGGAPKGVTTEEFKKMLDERGIKVPATGAGYEQIVKDPESVIKNAKILGASYVMVAWIPHEKNNFTIDNAKKAVEDFNRVGKILKDNGLTFCYHNHGYEFGPYQNGTLFDYIVQNTKPEYVSFEMDILWATHGGADPVKLLNKYGSRWKLMHLKDLKKGIKGDLSGGTPPENDVVLGQGQIDMPAVLKAAKKVGIKHYFIEDESNHEDTQVRQSIAYLKGLTE, from the coding sequence ATGTTTAGAATAGGTTATTCATCATTTCTCGTTTTGCTGGCTTCGGTTGGCTTCGTCTGTGCTCAATCCCGCAAGCCGCTCTACACCTTTCCCCTCGGCGTCGAATCGTACACCTACCGGGCGTATTTTCCTAAAAGTGTCACAGCTACGCTGGATACCATCAAAGCCCTGGGCTTTACCGAGCTGGAAGGGGGCGCTCCCAAAGGCGTAACCACCGAAGAATTCAAGAAAATGCTCGACGAACGGGGTATCAAGGTTCCGGCAACGGGCGCTGGCTATGAGCAGATCGTGAAAGATCCGGAAAGCGTTATCAAGAATGCCAAAATACTGGGCGCTTCGTACGTCATGGTCGCCTGGATACCGCACGAAAAAAACAACTTCACCATCGACAACGCAAAGAAGGCCGTCGAAGATTTTAACCGCGTGGGCAAAATCCTGAAAGACAATGGCCTGACGTTCTGCTACCACAACCACGGTTACGAATTCGGTCCTTATCAGAACGGTACCCTGTTCGATTACATCGTTCAGAACACCAAGCCAGAATACGTATCGTTTGAGATGGATATTCTCTGGGCTACCCACGGTGGAGCCGATCCGGTCAAGCTGCTGAACAAGTACGGTAGCCGCTGGAAACTAATGCACCTGAAAGACCTCAAAAAAGGTATCAAAGGCGATCTGAGTGGTGGTACCCCTCCCGAAAACGACGTAGTGCTAGGACAAGGCCAAATCGATATGCCAGCGGTATTGAAGGCCGCTAAGAAAGTTGGCATCAAGCATTATTTCATCGAAGACGAAAGCAACCACGAGGATACGCAGGTTCGGCAAAGTATTGCCTATCTGAAAGGTTTAACCGAATAG